Proteins from a genomic interval of Haloprofundus salinisoli:
- a CDS encoding GNAT family N-acetyltransferase, translated as MRVERLDLTAWDNALPSSGFEVFHTSEALKVLREHAPGELRLYGGFKGEQAIALLPLVVRRRSVGTAVFSPPPSMGVPRLGPIMMSPSPKRRKRERVNREFTKEVLDDLDLDASLSFFRMVCGTDYPDPRPYSWNEMRVDPYFTYVLDTEGTSTDDLLSSFSKSLRREIRDADDTDVTIESVPASEGAKLVYEDAKSRYEEQGEQYQLSWPYVRDLTNSLSETDRCRVYLARTPDGEYLSGITALYSNDMAYFWQGGTISEYDGTTVNSLIHWRIIQDIAEGNAPIDSVTAYDLMGANTERLCRYKAKFGAELVPYYTVESSGASMEMAKKAYSLING; from the coding sequence ATGAGAGTTGAACGGCTCGACTTGACAGCGTGGGATAACGCGCTGCCGTCCTCTGGTTTCGAGGTCTTCCACACGTCGGAAGCGCTGAAAGTCCTCCGCGAGCACGCACCCGGTGAACTTCGGCTCTACGGTGGGTTCAAAGGAGAGCAAGCGATCGCCCTCCTCCCGCTCGTCGTCCGCCGCCGGTCGGTCGGGACCGCCGTGTTCTCGCCACCGCCCTCGATGGGCGTTCCCCGGCTCGGTCCGATAATGATGTCGCCGAGCCCGAAGCGACGCAAGCGCGAACGCGTCAACCGCGAGTTCACGAAGGAGGTGCTCGACGATCTGGATCTGGACGCCTCTCTCAGTTTCTTCCGGATGGTCTGCGGCACCGACTACCCCGACCCGCGGCCGTACTCGTGGAACGAGATGCGCGTCGACCCCTACTTCACCTACGTGCTCGACACGGAGGGCACGAGTACGGACGACTTGCTGAGCTCGTTCAGCAAGAGCCTTCGGCGCGAAATTCGGGACGCCGACGACACCGACGTGACCATCGAGTCGGTCCCGGCGTCCGAGGGCGCGAAACTGGTGTACGAGGACGCGAAATCCCGCTACGAGGAACAGGGAGAACAGTACCAACTGTCGTGGCCGTACGTCCGCGACCTCACGAACTCGCTCTCCGAGACCGACCGGTGTCGGGTGTACCTCGCTCGGACCCCCGACGGCGAGTACCTCAGCGGCATCACCGCGCTGTACTCCAACGACATGGCGTACTTCTGGCAGGGCGGGACGATCAGCGAGTACGACGGAACGACGGTCAACAGCCTGATCCACTGGCGTATCATCCAGGATATCGCCGAAGGCAACGCGCCCATCGACTCGGTCACCGCCTACGACCTCATGGGCGCGAACACCGAACGCCTCTGCCGCTACAAAGCGAAGTTCGGGGCCGAACTCGTCCCCTACTACACGGTCGAATCGTCGGGTGCGAGCATGGAGATGGCGAAGAAAGCATACAGTCTCATCAACGGATAA
- a CDS encoding polysaccharide deacetylase family protein produces MIPGHDFALGLTHDVDRPYQSPIHAVYYALRERNPSRLRGLRPGANPYWLFDDIMELEDELGVRSSFYFLQEQSMLQRPLEEWRDAKHWVEHIGRYDIHAPDIHDLIRRLDDGGWEVGLHGSYSSYDDPDLLSEQKATLERIVGDTVVGGRQHCLNMTAPETWRHHADIGLRYDSTLGSSSTYGFEHGYDPIRPFDDEFVVFPLTIMERTLPNVSETVDEAWAECERLLQEAAENEAVMTVLWHPTYYDEEERPGYRRLYRRLIERAQELGGYVGPLDEIYQSLEHPATVDAER; encoded by the coding sequence ATGATACCCGGACACGATTTCGCACTCGGTCTCACCCACGACGTAGATAGACCGTATCAGAGCCCGATTCACGCGGTGTACTACGCCCTCCGAGAGCGAAATCCGAGCCGCCTCCGGGGACTTCGACCGGGCGCGAATCCCTACTGGCTGTTCGACGACATCATGGAACTCGAAGACGAACTCGGCGTTCGGTCTTCGTTTTACTTCCTACAGGAGCAGTCGATGCTCCAGCGCCCGCTCGAGGAGTGGCGAGACGCCAAACACTGGGTCGAGCACATCGGGCGGTACGACATCCACGCGCCGGACATACACGACCTCATCCGCCGCCTCGACGACGGGGGGTGGGAAGTCGGTCTCCACGGGTCGTACAGCTCCTACGACGACCCCGACCTGCTCTCCGAGCAGAAGGCGACGCTCGAACGCATCGTCGGCGACACCGTCGTCGGCGGGAGACAGCACTGTCTCAATATGACCGCCCCGGAGACGTGGCGGCACCACGCCGACATCGGCCTCCGCTACGACTCGACGCTCGGTTCGAGTTCGACCTACGGCTTCGAGCACGGCTACGACCCCATTCGCCCCTTCGACGACGAGTTCGTCGTCTTCCCGCTCACCATCATGGAGCGAACGCTGCCGAACGTCTCCGAGACCGTCGACGAGGCGTGGGCCGAGTGCGAACGGTTGCTCCAAGAAGCCGCCGAGAACGAGGCCGTCATGACGGTGTTGTGGCACCCTACTTACTACGACGAGGAGGAACGCCCCGGCTACCGTCGCCTCTACCGGCGACTCATCGAACGAGCGCAGGAACTCGGCGGCTACGTCGGTCCGCTCGACGAGATATACCAGTCGCTCGAACATCCAGCCACGGTCGACGCAGAGCGGTAA
- a CDS encoding nucleotide sugar dehydrogenase: MSSIPRGIGLYRSEYSTQAQRIGLTSGAVPIAIYGLGKMGLPLASVYAEMSGNVTGVDIDDDVVRGINRGECHIDGEPGLPELVAEQVERDRLRASSDARAVAKESSVHVVIVPTLINDEHEADLGALESVCTDIGSGLEPGDLVIIECTVPPRTCEDVVMPILERESGLSRGEFGLAFCPERTSSGKALYKLREAHPKIVGGIDDESTRIAEMIYGEITNNDVIPVSDATTAEAVKVFEGLYRDVNIGLANELARVTDSLGIDTTEAIEAANTQSYCNIHTPGIGVGGHCIPYYPYFLMQQVPEQTPLLQTAREVNDSMPGFGVEKLLDGLSRRHTDIDGAKVLVLGVTYRAGVAETRATPAAPLIEELQGLGADVYATDPLVDVSEFEATSVDLDEVTDDDYDAAVLVTAHEQFQEIDWNEFADMIVVDGRQALDLSDTDHYVYTIGVGPGEMRTKERVEQ, from the coding sequence ATGAGCAGCATTCCGCGCGGAATCGGTCTGTACCGGTCGGAGTATTCGACGCAAGCACAGCGCATCGGACTCACGAGCGGGGCGGTCCCCATCGCCATCTACGGACTCGGCAAGATGGGGCTCCCGCTGGCGAGCGTCTACGCGGAGATGAGCGGCAACGTCACCGGCGTCGACATCGACGACGACGTCGTCCGCGGAATCAACCGCGGGGAGTGTCACATCGACGGTGAACCGGGACTGCCGGAACTCGTCGCAGAACAGGTCGAGCGCGACCGGTTGAGAGCGAGCTCGGACGCCCGGGCGGTCGCAAAGGAGTCGTCGGTCCACGTCGTCATCGTGCCGACGCTCATCAACGACGAACACGAGGCGGACCTCGGCGCGCTCGAATCGGTCTGCACCGACATCGGCAGCGGACTCGAACCCGGTGACCTCGTCATCATCGAGTGCACCGTCCCGCCGCGCACGTGCGAGGACGTCGTCATGCCGATTCTCGAACGCGAGAGCGGACTCTCGCGCGGCGAGTTCGGCCTCGCGTTCTGCCCGGAGCGAACCTCCAGTGGGAAGGCGCTGTACAAACTCCGCGAAGCGCACCCCAAAATCGTCGGCGGTATCGACGACGAGAGCACGCGTATCGCGGAGATGATCTACGGTGAGATCACGAACAACGACGTCATCCCGGTGTCGGACGCGACTACCGCGGAGGCGGTCAAGGTGTTCGAGGGACTCTACCGCGACGTGAACATCGGGCTGGCGAACGAACTCGCCCGCGTCACCGACAGCCTCGGCATCGACACGACCGAGGCGATAGAGGCCGCGAACACGCAGTCGTACTGCAACATCCACACGCCCGGTATCGGCGTCGGCGGCCACTGCATCCCGTACTACCCGTACTTCCTGATGCAGCAGGTCCCCGAGCAGACGCCGCTGCTACAGACCGCCCGCGAGGTCAACGACTCGATGCCCGGATTCGGCGTCGAGAAGTTGCTCGACGGGCTTTCGCGTCGCCACACCGACATCGACGGCGCGAAGGTGCTCGTCCTCGGCGTCACGTACCGCGCCGGCGTCGCGGAGACGCGGGCGACGCCCGCCGCACCGCTCATCGAGGAACTGCAGGGACTCGGCGCCGACGTGTACGCGACGGATCCGCTCGTCGACGTCTCCGAGTTCGAAGCGACATCGGTCGACCTCGACGAGGTGACCGACGACGACTACGACGCCGCGGTGCTCGTCACCGCCCACGAACAGTTCCAGGAGATAGACTGGAACGAGTTCGCCGACATGATCGTCGTCGACGGCCGGCAAGCGCTCGACCTCTCCGACACCGACCACTACGTCTACACCATCGGCGTCGGTCCCGGTGAGATGCGAACGAAAGAACGCGTCGAACAGTAG
- a CDS encoding Gfo/Idh/MocA family protein — protein MNPKVGVIGVGHMGQNHVRVYSEMPGVDLAGVFDADDEQADRIATEYGTTAYSMDNLLDVVDMVSVAVPTRFHASIARDCIDAGVDLLVEKPFVDDLEVGRELVRRAEDAGVTLQVGHIERFNPAITALSDIVTDLDIIAIEAHRLGPPINRDLEDSVVMDLMIHDVDIVLSLVDAEVESVSAVGTRNTQYADAQIQFDDGTVVSLTASRLTQRKVRTLSVTADECRVDVDYISQSVDIHRNSLPEYIKQNGELRYRHESIVEQPMVEKNEPLRDELTAFVKAATENTTPRVTGEDALRAIEVTRQIDELASKAERHEVIQ, from the coding sequence GTGAACCCCAAAGTCGGCGTCATCGGCGTCGGTCACATGGGGCAGAACCACGTGCGTGTCTACAGCGAGATGCCCGGCGTCGACCTCGCCGGCGTCTTCGACGCGGACGACGAACAGGCCGACCGAATCGCCACCGAGTACGGCACGACGGCGTACTCGATGGACAATCTGCTCGACGTCGTCGATATGGTCTCTGTCGCGGTTCCGACGCGCTTTCACGCGTCCATCGCCCGAGACTGCATCGATGCCGGCGTCGACCTCCTCGTCGAGAAACCGTTCGTCGACGACCTCGAAGTGGGTCGTGAACTCGTCCGTCGCGCCGAAGACGCGGGCGTGACGCTGCAGGTCGGTCACATCGAGCGCTTCAACCCCGCCATCACGGCGCTTAGCGACATCGTCACCGACCTCGACATCATCGCCATCGAGGCGCATCGTCTCGGTCCGCCGATCAACCGGGACTTGGAAGACAGCGTGGTGATGGATCTGATGATCCACGACGTGGACATCGTCCTCTCGCTCGTCGACGCGGAGGTCGAGTCGGTTTCAGCGGTCGGCACGCGCAACACGCAGTACGCCGACGCGCAGATACAGTTCGACGACGGCACTGTCGTCTCGCTGACGGCGAGTCGGCTCACCCAACGGAAGGTCCGCACGCTCAGCGTCACCGCTGACGAGTGCCGCGTTGACGTCGACTACATCAGCCAGTCGGTCGACATCCACCGCAACTCGCTGCCGGAGTACATCAAGCAGAACGGCGAACTGCGCTACCGCCACGAGAGCATCGTCGAACAGCCGATGGTCGAGAAGAACGAGCCGCTGCGCGACGAACTCACGGCGTTCGTGAAGGCGGCGACGGAGAACACGACGCCGCGCGTCACCGGTGAAGACGCGCTTCGCGCCATCGAAGTAACCCGCCAAATCGACGAACTGGCCTCGAAGGCCGAACGCCACGAGGTGATCCAATGA